The following coding sequences are from one Homalodisca vitripennis isolate AUS2020 chromosome 7, UT_GWSS_2.1, whole genome shotgun sequence window:
- the LOC124366188 gene encoding cyclin-dependent kinase inhibitor 1C-like, which translates to MIAFVGLLIVCSVVSGLPGPRAGPYAKPAPAPSPIPRPAPNAAPAPAPAPAPGPGPAPAPDPEAQPAAGPDPDLLYGCDPYPRYAGTPIVDTALVPPIAKLAEPCYTNPYQVPYLKYY; encoded by the exons atgattgcttttGTAG gACTCCTAATTGTCTGCTCGGTAGTGTCTGGTTTGCCAGGCCCCAGGGCCGGGCCCTATGCCAAGCCAGCTCCAGCGCCCTCCCCAATACCCCGTCCAGCTCCAAATGCAGCACCAGCTCCTGCGCCAGCACCAGCACCAGGCCCAGGACCAGCACCAGCACCCGACCCCGAAGCACAGCCTGCCGCGGGACCTGACCCAGATCTGCTCTATGGATGCGATCCGTACCCACGTTACGCAGGAACGCCCATAGTGGACACTGCTCTTGTCCCCCCTATTGCGAAACTTGCAGAACCTTGCTACACAAACCCTTATCAAGTCCCATATCTAAAATACTATTAA